GTCTATAATAAAGGCTCGTCACCCTGATTTCTCCTTTGGCGAGCTGAGCAGACTGGTGGGCACAGAATGGAGGAACCTGGAAGCTTCTAAGAAGGTGGAATATGAAGGTACGTCCTCAACAGTTTTTGAGAGATTGCTCTAGTCCGTTGTTACCATAGTTACTAGTTTCTATTAAGATAAATATCCAGTCATACTCAAATAAAGCAGAACACATTTTAAAAGACATTGCAATGAATGTAACCAATTTAGTCATAAAATGAAGATGCATTTGATTGTGTCCGCATCGGATATTTCTTTGCAGATTTTAaataatatgattatttttctTCCTTTAAAAATAGCAAGCAGTTGGACATTTCATTTTCCccatataaatgaatgaatagcTATAGTAACTCAgggtgtttttgttttcttctatGCTAAACCATACACAATGAATGATACTTTGCTGACTATATCTATATGGCAACTGTTTCTCTAAAGCATCAACATTACGCATACCGACGAATCTGTAATTCACGTTTTTTCCAGAACGGGCAGCTAAACTGGTAGAGCAGCAGGAACGGGAGAGGGTCCTTCAGCagcaacatcagcagcagcagcagcaggctTCCCCAAGAGCAGGTACCCCAGTCGGCACAATGATGGGGGTGGTACCTCCCCCAAGCGCTTTGGGGATGCTAAACCAGGCCATGCCACCTGTGCCAGGTAACGCCAAATCTCCCCCACCCTTGCTGAAAGAGACAGATGCAGCGTCCGGGCACCCTCCAACAATCCATTTGAACCATCTAATACCTCAACTCGTCAATCAGATCACTATCTTCCCCATACCAACAATGTGCCCCTTTAGTGCTGATTCAgttcattttattaaatgtcTTTTGTTTGTATGCAAACTTGCATTTTTTTGCCTGGTCTTGTGTTTTTGAATATTGccacattctttttttttttctttttgcatgaCAACTCTTTTACTTAACCAGTAAACATGTAGAGCTCTTTTTACGTGCCTGaattaaccacatttaaatatTCACACTTGTAAAGCTTCACACATTGATATGATTATTTTGTAgttgcatgatttttttttagttggttGCATGTCATCAATGCATGGATCTTTTTGTGCTATCTCCTCCTCACCCAAGGCATGATGGGAAATTATGGCCCGCCCTACATGCCTATGCAAGGTCCTTCTGAGGGCATGATGGGCATGGGTGGCACACCACCTCATCCCATGGGGGTGCCCCAGCTGCCTTCCCAGCACTTCCTTCTACCAGGCATGGCCGGGTACCCTGGTATGCCCCATCCGGGTAAGAAGCACCCCGATTAATCAGAAATCCCACCTGAAGATCTTCTGACAAGCTCCAATCCAAATTGAACAAATTGGAAATCTGGGTTTTTCTTGGTTTGAACTCATGGCTTTGTTCCAAAAACTAGTGAGCTGCCTAGACGGCAAAGCAGCTTATTTGGTTTTGAAACGGagctgattttttttgtacGTTGTTTCAAATGCTTTGTATCACTAGATAATATCTGTATTTCTGCATGATCTAATTTTAGTTATAACTAATTCATAAGGTGGGAATATTCACACAACACCACTAACAtgctaatgtttttttctcaatgTCTCACCTCACATtttcttaatttaatttttacacaAGATGTGTCACCTCTATTTCTCCACTGACTGACTCTCTGAATCTTTGTTCTATGCAAACACCATTTGTTTAGGGAAAATGTaactaataaaaacaatattaatttatatattactattttagaaaataattaaatcaatCAGTGCACATTATTTGCAACCTTATTCATTAAttgatgttaaaatgtaaacttaGATGGAATCATTCAGCATTTCTATATTAAACACTGTTTCCTTCTCAGGAATGATGGGCCCAGGAATGAACGGCATGGCTGGAAGTCCTGGTCCTGGAAACCATTATGGCATGCAGGTGAAGAACATATTCATGCAGCTTTGACTAGTGACACTAAAACACTGCATTAGTTTGTAATCTTTGTCTTTACTTCTCTCTTTGTCCTCTCAGATGGGTGGATATGGGCCAGGGCAACAAGCTCCACCACCATATCCAAGTCAAGGTCAACCAGGCCAGCAGCATCCAACCCCGCCTATGTTTGTCGCCCCACCTCCAAAACCCCAACGTCTTCTGCATTCAGAGGCTTATCTGAAGTACATCGAGGGCCTCAGTGCTGAATCCTCCACCATTAGCAAGTGGGACCAGAGCCTTAAGGGTAAAATTTTAGATAGAAattcaaggattttttttttttttttttttttttttgaaattgaaataCTGCTTTTTTTTTGGTATTCTATATTTTGCCTTGCAAAAGAATCGTCATTGTTAAATCCTTTTCCCAATACCAAACTTTTGTAGCATTTTCCCTCTATAATATTGGTGTCTGGCACTAAAACCATTCAGTCATTTAAATGATCGTTTTCTTTGGCTGTAACTCTTTTGTAAATGTGTTCTGTGATGTTACAGCCAAACACATATTTGAATGATTCTTTCTGATTATCATTCCCTTAGCACAAAGAAAAGACTGTCGGCTCACCAGGGAACAGGAGAGCCGTCTCCCTACTCACTGGCTGAAAAGCAAGGGTGCTCACACCACGATGGCCGACGCATTGTGGAGACTCCGAGACCTGATGATGAAAGACACGCTCAACATCCGACAGGCGTACAACCTTTAAATGCTTATGTTTTACCCCCAACTCTCAGGACTCTTAATTTATGCAAGACTTTTCTCCTACCAAATCTTTCCTATCACGACTCAAGATGTGATAAAGTATTATGTACTGTCAGAAATGCTTCAGCAATAATTATATCTCTTAGttgtgtgcatatgtgtgtgtgtgtgagtgtgtgaaatAAAGGTTTTAGCCATCTCTTTAGGTACGTATGATGCACTGGAATGAAGTCACTCATGCAATTAATAACTACTGAGATGGATTTGAAATGTGTTGCTTTGACTGTTACTTTAGATGAATTTTGGTTgattttatgatgtttttatATTGCTGAATACATCACCTCAAACAATGGCATCACCAGTCCTCACAAAGTTCTCTGGCTGTGACCACTCTATACAAAGGCTTCAAAtggacaagttgtaagaaatcACAGTAGCGTTTTATAAATCTATTTTCTTTTTATACAGAGGTAAAATAAGCTGAGTTCCTCTTTATTTTAACGataatgtaatttgtttttttgtttttttttattatgtacaTATGAAAAAGCCTGTGATAAATGCTTGGTACTGCGTTGCTTATTGAACACggttgcattaaaaatgacaaaattggGTAATTTCACCAATAAACAGAATTTCAAAAAGgataaagtgtacttaaagcGTGTCCAGCAACATGTTTGTGAGAAGATTGAGTTACCAGCCCCTCCACCCACCACCACTAAGACGAGGCCCGCCTCACCAAACCACATATCTAACTCGGCAGatgcaatttattttttaaatgcaaataattaaaaggctgaatatttatttaaataaagtaacattattaaaaaaccCTCACAATTTTAACCCCACAAATGACTGGCGTGATGTCATTTCCTGGCAGGGGCGGAAAAAACGGGCTATTCTCTTTAGTGTTTGCCCTGTCTACACTCACCCTCTCTACCTCTTCCCCGTTTTTTCATACTAAACCAGTCCAGAACCCCTTAAAATAGGACGAAACCGTACTGTCACTACGCTTTAACATCGTAACTCATGGAGTAAATCACAACCGGGGAGAGATATAACCGAGGTGAGCTTAATTCAGCCGGAGCTTGCGGAGATGCGCGAGCTGCTAGTGTGTTAGCTCGAGCCATTCATATCAATGGATCTTATTGCATATTGTCATAGCTGCTTTTCACTGAAATTCACATGTAATATTATGCGAGCAGGGCTGATTTGGTTATGTCATGCttgttatatatgtatataatggGTGTTTGTGTATATGGCTGGCTTCAATTCTTAGCTGTGCAGGGGTAGGAGGAGCCTTGACAGctgatatttatttttctgttcaaATCACCAGCTTGTGcggttttttttcttaaaaaacaaatgtattaaaaacattattagacagtatttatttttcctgtttATATCACCAGCTTGTGCGGtcgttttttaaaaataaatgttaaaatcagTAGACAGTGCATACTAAAGTGTAGTATGTCAGATGTACATACTAATTATATTCAAGCTGTGCTAATGTTAATTTATGAAATATCAGTTTAATCTAAGTGACAGTGCCTGACTGTACAGTGTTAATAGATGTTTTAACCCCTATTGTCATTTTGTCAACTTTTTTTTGCATGGGCGATGTCTTTTCTTCTTATGTTATTGATTAGGCTTCCAGGAATTGTCAGCCAATAAGAGCTTGTTGCCATGTTACTGTAATATGCTGTTTTCCCATCTTGATATTTGGCATAATTGCatttaaccctataaagcctacAGCATCATATTTGATGCATGCATTTTTATAAGGCCTTtaaattatcaacatgatcaaaactttgtCTTCTACATGCCTTTTGCCCTCTGATTGATATTTCATactttttagcaagtaaaaggccTTTAGTTtagtataattataaaaatgccCACCTTCagttctttaaattatttttatgaagTAAATGTAGTAATAACTtgtatattgttagtaatattcaAGATGAATATTTACTAGACTAAAGTAACCtcatgttaaaatgtatcaaatatgatacgaCAGGCCTTTCAGGGACATTTGTTTGTACATCTGTCAATCATCAGTGTATTGCACTGCATTATAGGTTTTGCCCACCAaaattaaacatgttttgaGCATACATCTCAGGATTTAAATGTCTTCTCAATAAGACATGTTATTGGGAGATATAGAGTGACAactaatatttgtatatatgcATTTAATGTAAGCACtttgttataaaaaaatctCTGTAATAAAAATTGATTTACACTGTAGGGTATTAGAGTTTCATATTACTTTTTGGCCATGTAAATAACCGCAActgcaccaaattgcatattttttctCCTCTAAATAAATGCAAGGTGTATTTTTCCATATTCTCAAAATATCACACTAAATGAGCCATAAAGgcctgatgtatcaaatatgattcaaaaacaaaaaacatatgcaaacattttattatattttgtctaaaggttcaataaactgacaaaaaatagatttttttctgaCTATTAGCTAATCTTCAAAATCTTCTGCTAATAATTCAGCTTGAATCACTTAACTTGCACTCTTAAAACCTTTGTAAATCAATTTTGTTGCTATAAGATtaatttgtttatgctgttgGAACACCAATCGCCTTTCTAAATCTTGACAAGGCGCCACTGTAATATTATTAGTCTTTTCCTCTTGTTTTCTTAAGTCAATATGAAATTACATTTGTCTTATTCACTTTTATACAAAACAGGATTCCATCAAAAGTGGTAGTGCATAGAAGTGAACAAGAACGATTCATTCACTtaaattgttcaaaaacactgattcgtTCGCAGAATGTTCACTACTAATATAGGCTAGATGTACACTTGCAAAGACAGTAGTGCCGAGATGCATGTGTGCGTAAGGATGCAGCTTTTCATTTACTTTAAAGTCAGATCCTAAAATCTAGGCTTACCAAATACTTTATTAACATTCATTTGCTTTAGCACTGATATTTCACTTTTTGGAAATGCAAATGTGGATTGATCTTGTGGTTGATTACGCATAACATAGCTATGATAACTTATGATAATCTTGATCCTCTTCATTTTTTCTCTTTGCAGGTAGAGCTTTGCAGTCATCCTTCATTCTACAAACCCACTCGTCTTGTTCTTTCTCTTTCACATACACTCCTTTCTTTAATTAAGTTCTTTTCTTACCTGACTGCAAAGTCTATACCTGGTCATTCAATCAACCCATCTTcctaacagccaatcagaatgtcACAGCTTCAGTTCCAGGCGCCTGCCAACCCTGCTCCCAGTGCCGCCCCTTTACAGCTGGTCCCGCCCCAACCCGGGTTCAGCATTCCCTGTGCCACTGCTCCCTTACCCTCAGAGAGTGCCAGTCACCCATTACGAAACTCCGCCCTGCCTTCTGCCTCTGCCACACCCTTCTGCAACCCCACAGGTGGGTGATAAAGTGCATTGCACATTTTTAGAACTTGAAAATCTGAACATTTGAATTCTTCAGTCAGCCCAGGCCCACATGGAATTCTCAAAAACGTTTTTGTCAAGAttacattttgataaaacattttGCATTAACAAGAATGGtctaaaaaatgtctttttaagcatactgaaaaaaaatgtacactaccgttcaaaagtttggggttcgtaaggtttttatttaatataaattaatacttaTTATTCAGGTAGGATGCATAAAATGTGTCAAATGTGAAAGTAGTAGGGTCCCCGGAGGTCAAGGCCGAAGCCAATTCAGGTAACCAGTGGCCCAGTTGGCTGGGACAGTAACCCGGGCTTAAGTGTGGGCCCCCCTGGTTCGCCTGGTGAATGGATGGGGGTTTTGCTTCGGAGGTCCAAGGGGTGTGTCCTCCGGAGGGGTAGTTAAGGCTGCTTGTGTGTCGGGTAgggacatttataatattacaaaaaaattctgttttaaaataaatgctgttctttaaaggggctctatgtaggaatgacacccagtgttcaaaataggtactgcagtccaaattcaaaatattgtttggcccGCCCCCTCGTTCAAAGACTTGCTATTAaaccaaaatattaagcagcacaactgttttcagcatgttTTGAGCAccgaatcagcatattagaatgatgtctaaaaaaatcatgtgacattgaagactggaataatgatgctgaaaattctgctttgccatcacaggaataaattaaaattttaaaatatgttaatatagaaaacaatttcacaatattacatagcgttttcaatatatttttgatcaaataaatgaagccttggtgagcataaaagtttttcttttaaaaacatcttaccATCAACCCCAAATTTATGAATAGTAATGTATTTTTCATGCTTTTTTAATGCATATGCAAAAAACTTAAGTACCTGGTTTTGCCCTGATagcaaaattattttcttggattttcagttttaaaatgtttccttttgatttattgattttagTATCTAACATGGCAAACCCTAAAGAGAAGACCCCAATGTGTCTGGTTAATGAGTTAGCCCGTTACAATAAGATCCAACCTGAATACAAGCTACTCAGTGAACAAGGACCAGCCCACTCCAAGGTAAGACTTGGTGCTttaatatatacacaaacacacaaaactcTTCCCACCTGTCTGAACTTTCTGATGGTGTTTCTTGGTCAGATTTTCTCAGTGCGGTTAACTCTGGGGGATCAGCACTGGGATGCAGAGGGGACCAGTATCAAAAAAGCCCAGCACTCAGCAGCATCATGTGCCCTTGCCGAAACTACTCTCCCCAAACCCAGTCACAGAAGTCCCCGCCACCCTGGCAAGAACCCAGGTGGAATCTACAAGGGCTCAGAGTGTACgtccaatttttattttttatcttctCAATAGTAGTAGTacggagccctgcacatgacatgcagatgaaatatataatataatataatataatataatataatataatataatataatataatataatataatataatataatataatataatataatataatataatttatatatatatatataatataatatcgtGGCCACGAATTAAGAATTCGTTCCCTcattttgctaaattgtgcgcacgatatAATAATTTGATCCCTCGATTTAGGAAATAGTGGCCACATtgtactaattcattccctcgtaGTGATTTAACTAAAACAAGGGAATAAAGTATTACAATGTGGccacaatttagtaaaacatGGGAACGAATTGCTATATTGTGCACCTGATTTAGTCAATTTTAATTAGTAAAACGTACTGATGTATtagtacaggtgctggtcatataattagaatatcatcaaaaagttgatttcactaattccattcaaaaagtgaaatttgtatattatattcattcattacacacagactgatatatttcaaatgtttatttcttttaattttgatgattataactgacaactaaggaaaatcccaaattcagtatctcagaaaattagaatattgtgaaaaggttcaatattgaagacacctggtgccacactctaatcagctaattaactcaaaacacctgcaaaggcctttaaatggtctctcagtctagttctgtaggctacacagtcatggggaagactgctgacttgacagttgcccaaaagacgaccattgacaccttgcacaaggagggcaagacacaaaaggtcattgcaaaagaggatggctgttcacagagctctgtgtccaagcacattaatagagaggagaagggaaggaaaagatgtggtagaaaaaaagtgtacaagcattagggataaccgcaccctggagaggattgtgaaacaaaacccattcaaaaatgtggagtagattcacaaagagtggactacagctggagtcagtgcttcaagaaccactacgcacagacgtatgcaaaacatgggtttcagctgtcgcattccttgtgtcaagccactcttgaacaacagacagcgtcagaagtgTCTCGCTtggctaaagacaaaaatgactggactgctgctgagtggtccaaagttatgttctctgatgaaagtaaattttgcatttcctttggaaatcagggtcccagagtcactgtgttttctgaggtccaaggtcaacgcagctatataccaggaagttttagagaaCTTCATGcttgaccaactttatggagatgcagatttcattttccaacaggacttggcacctgcacacagtgccaaagctaccagtacctgatttaaggaccatggtatccctgttcttaattggccagcaaactcgcctgaccttaaccacatagaaaatctatggggtattgtgaagaggaagatgcgatatgccagacccaacaatgcagaagagctgaaggccactatcagagcaacctgggctctcataacacctgagcagtgccacagactgatcgactccatgccacaccgcattgctgcagtaattcaggcaaaaggagccccaactaagtattgagtgctgtacatgctcatacttttcatgttcatacttttcagttggccaagattgctaaaaatcctttctttgtattggtcttaagtaatattctaatctTCTgagatttgggattttccttagttgtcagttataatcatcaaaatgaaaagaaataaacatttgaaatatatcagtctgtgagtaatgaatgaatataatatacaagtttaacgttttgaatggaattactgaaataaatcaactttttgatgatattctaattatatgaccagcacctgtaagtAATGGGAATGAATTGTTAATTTGTGGCCACAAATTTCCTGCATGTCAAGTGCAGGGCTCTGTAGAGTagcacccaaaagtgaaaattctctcatcctCACATTGTCAAAACCTGCATGAATTGGGCTGGAGAGCTCGGTATCATAAAAGAACTCCATATGACTTCTTTTATGATATGAGCATTTGAGCTTTGCCAGCTCTGTGTTGTCTAGAGTTGAGCtctaaccctaatcaaacacacctgaaccatcTAACCAAGGTATTCAGGATTAATTGGAAATTACTGgcaggtgtgttggagcagTGCTCTCCAGGTTTGCTTTAGAGATTTCAAATGTACTGTGAGTAGATGATCgttgatttttcatttttgtgtgaactattctTTAAAACTCCAAATAAATGTCTACATATATCTGTTGGAGTTAATCTGTCTTTATGATGTAATATGCAGTATattgtagtgtttttttttttgttttgtttttttttttttgtgaaagaaattagtacttttattcagccaggatgcattcaattgattaaaagtgacagtaaagatatttaaaatgatacaaaagacttctgtttttaaataaatgctgttcttctgaacattctatttatcaaagaatactgaaaaaaagcATCACAGTTTTTACACAAATATTAAGAAGTACAGCTGTTTTcagcactgataataataaatgtttcttgagcaccaaatcagcattttagaatgatttctgaaggattatagTAATGGTTGGCGAAAATTCacaaaacaaattacatttattaaaaagtattattttacaGTTCAAATACTTGGGATcaggagggtttttttttttttttttccataaaattgatcaaaagtgacagtaaagacatttataatgttttaaaagatttctttcaaataaatgctattcttctGAACTTATtcaccaaaaatattaagcagctctACTGTTTTaaactttgataataataagaaatgtttctgccactaaatcagcatattagaatcattactgtaatgctgCTGGAAATTCACAGAAaccattaaattttaaaatgtattaaaattgaGGACCggtattttaaattataaaaatatttcacaatattactgttttcacaGTAATAGATTGAACCCCATGATTGTTAGCAGTGCAAGCAATTATTTGACATGCATTTTTCTCATGCAGATAACATAACCCACACTGTGGAGCTTAATGCACTTTGTATGAAGTTGGGCAAGAAGCCCATCTATAAGCCTATAGATGCCTACCATGGGATGAGACCAGCATTCAACTACAACATCAGAGCACCAGGCCCTTACACACGCTCCATGCAACAGTATGCACTTTTTATTTGAATCTATTCCTTGTGCTTATCGAATGATGCAGAATAGAAATGTTTACTAAGACAGCTAGTGATTAATCTTttgtttttacagaaaaatataatGCTATACTATTTCACATTTTTCTTGATCAGTTATTACTACCCATTTCCTCCGGTGGGGCCAGTACTGTATCACATGGAGCTGTCTATCGGTGGACAACAGTTCCAAGGCAAGGGCCGCACGCGTCAAGCAGCCAAACACGATGCTGCGGCCAAAGCTATCAAATACCTGCAGAAAGAGCCAATAATGCagcaactggctgaggtgagaATTCATACTTAtgactttttcttgtttttgtatGTGAAATGTAATTTGTAGACCAGAAAGAGCTGTCAGCGATTCTTCCTATTTAAATGTTGTGTAACGTGTGCCCTACTGTCGTCAATCCGTCATGTAATGTGCACAAAACAGCAACTAAATGGTACCCCAGACAGTCATGTAATGTGAGAAGAACAGCGACCCGACAACTTTGAAAATCCGGCATTAGTGTGTACCCGGCATTAgttattcttcaaaaagagcTGTTCTCAGTTCTTGAACCTAGTAAATTCAAGCAAAATACATTCGTCtgatatattttgttttaatcgTGACTTAAAATACCTGTCATGTAGATGAAAGAAGAGCCAGTACAAGAAAACCTTAACAAATCCGAGATCAGCCAAGTGTTCGAGATAGCACTGAAGCGCAACTTGCCTGTGAATTTCGAGGTATGTCATGATCCCATCATGCGTAGGctaaaaaatatgcaaatactttCATGCATTATAATTTAGCAAAATCTTGCATGTAGAAGATTCATGTCTCTGTATATCAGTGGAAAGGCAGTAATTTCCAAACTGCAAATTGTTCACTGTTCTTTCATTCTCCTCCCTGTATACAGGTGCTAAAAGAGACTGGGCCTCCTCACATGAAGAGCTTCATAGTGAGGGTAACAGTGGGTGAGTTTTCAGGGGAGGGGGAGGGCAAAAGCAAGAAGATTGCCAAGAAGCTAGCTGCCATCGCTGTGCTGGAGGAGCTCCGCAGACTGCCTCAGCTACCTGTCGCAGACAAGATACCACTACgcattaaaaagaaaagcaagTCCATTATTAAGGTAGATGATGACTTAGACCGGCTGGGTTAGTTTGATGGCTAGAGTG
Above is a genomic segment from Chanodichthys erythropterus isolate Z2021 chromosome 21, ASM2448905v1, whole genome shotgun sequence containing:
- the stau1 gene encoding double-stranded RNA-binding protein Staufen homolog 1 isoform X3, with translation MSQLQFQAPANPAPSAAPLQLVPPQPGFSIPCATAPLPSESASHPLRNSALPSASATPFCNPTVSNMANPKEKTPMCLVNELARYNKIQPEYKLLSEQGPAHSKIFSVRLTLGDQHWDAEGTSIKKAQHSAASCALAETTLPKPSHRSPRHPGKNPGGIYKGSEYNITHTVELNALCMKLGKKPIYKPIDAYHGMRPAFNYNIRAPGPYTRSMQHYYYPFPPVGPVLYHMELSIGGQQFQGKGRTRQAAKHDAAAKAIKYLQKEPIMQQLAEMKEEPVQENLNKSEISQVFEIALKRNLPVNFEVLKETGPPHMKSFIVRVTVGEFSGEGEGKSKKIAKKLAAIAVLEELRRLPQLPVADKIPLRIKKKSKSIIKLQTSPEYGQGMNPISRLAQIQQAKKEKEPEYTLVTERGLPRRREFVMQVSVAGQNAEGMGPSKKVAKRNAAEKMLELLGFKVPQPQPPKPALKTDEKAPAKKPGDGRKVTFFEPGSVEKAGLVNKEEDFRLPFLSHQQLPAGILPMVPEVAQAVGANQGPHAKDYSRTAAPNPAKATVTAMIANELLYAGTSPTAEGILKTKNSLAHRPHGPLTRPSEQLSYLATVQGLQVEYKDFPKNNKNEFVSLINCSSQPPLISHGIGKDVESCHDMAALNILKLLSELDQQSNERTTNGPMSGCNKQDLEGDALLKPVNSSTIGKTLDGTV